From the Desulfovibrio sp. JY genome, one window contains:
- the yedF gene encoding sulfurtransferase-like selenium metabolism protein YedF produces the protein MEITLDCRGLACPGPVLRCKECVEAEDRPQTLAVTVDNQAARENVTRFLGMRGYAVTATEKDGLFVLRATSTGEAVPPPQPATAGTPREKVDNPKTAVFITADTVGRGDPELGAKLMVNFIATLPELGEGLWRIILVNGGVKLAVAGSPVLPKLKALAEAGVSILVCGTCLDFFGILEQKEVGETTNMLDVVTSLDLADKVIQI, from the coding sequence ATGGAAATCACGCTCGACTGCCGGGGATTGGCCTGTCCGGGACCGGTATTGCGCTGCAAGGAATGCGTGGAGGCGGAAGACCGGCCGCAGACGCTTGCCGTCACCGTGGACAATCAAGCGGCCCGGGAAAACGTCACCCGTTTTCTGGGCATGCGCGGCTACGCCGTCACGGCGACCGAAAAGGACGGTCTTTTCGTATTGCGGGCCACGTCCACGGGCGAGGCCGTGCCGCCGCCCCAACCCGCCACCGCCGGCACGCCCCGGGAAAAAGTCGACAATCCCAAGACCGCCGTCTTCATCACGGCCGACACCGTGGGCCGGGGCGATCCGGAACTCGGCGCCAAGCTCATGGTCAATTTTATCGCCACCCTGCCGGAACTGGGCGAGGGCCTTTGGCGCATCATCCTGGTCAACGGCGGGGTCAAGCTGGCGGTCGCCGGCAGCCCGGTCCTGCCCAAGCTCAAGGCCTTGGCCGAGGCTGGGGTCTCCATCCTGGTCTGCGGCACCTGCCTGGACTTTTTCGGCATCCTGGAGCAAAAGGAGGTCGGTGAGACAACGAACATGCTCGACGTGGTCACAAGCCTCGATCTGGCCGACAAGGTCATCCAGATATAG
- a CDS encoding fused MFS/spermidine synthase encodes MPAATVLPPSSGRDRLILGVVFLLSGASALLFETLWLHLAGLVFGVSVYASALVLSSFMGGLALGNALISRFGRDVLDPVRFYAAMELLVGVWGLLLVLCFPMLSVWLGAMLSPALGKPFLLNTLRFSFSFLLFLLPATAMGATLPLLVKALTRRPGEFGRVLGRLYGVNTLGACLGALAGETLLIAPLGLSGTGMVATGLNVLAAAGALGVARHFREEPARETADDRPAIRPLTGRAKRLLAAGFLAGGAFLALEVVWTRFLQLFVRSTSLAFAVMLAVILAGIGLGGMFAGWWLRREADGRRVTAPLVLLVGAAALLSFRLFESAADLSFSVYQTLDWRYVTALSLALMFPAAFVSGMVFTTLGEAFHREVGDRARSAGLVAMANTLGAMAGPLVAGFILIPAVGMELSLFILCALYILPALLCAGRVEPWPSPRTSRFLLASGFAFVLFLAIFPFGAMRGYLNRACADFIKDGEKVVATIEGVTGTLQYLRQDYLGEPYAYRLVTDGYSMSSTDRSAKRYMKLFGYFPEATLPNPKTALLICFGTGSTASALVEDRRLTSIDVVDISRDVLRGASIVYPKPERNPLEDPRVASHVEDGRFYLLATPKKYDIITAEPPPPMMAGVVNLYSREYFQLMRDRLNDGGMVTYWLPVFEISPADAKAILKAFADVFEHTSLWTGDNFNWMMVGVKKPKGPKPAADFAKPWEAPGTGPGLRHIAVEKPGQLGALFMLDGKALADYLGGAKPLTDNYPKRLRGYPESPQMQQQYLADHNKLLDALASKERFEHSAEAALLLPQAIREKADGWFETQQVMNTYLNNMLTPPPPLPAVNYVLSGTDLRVLPLWLMKSDAKKQAIVARVLEHGMEPTAETEFQLGIKALADRDYLLADAKLKRAQEMGYPSNLAPARVYVLCMAGQLSEAEDLAGRAFQTAKATAGARRYMEWLAQTFGFKSPF; translated from the coding sequence ATGCCAGCCGCAACCGTGCTTCCGCCATCCTCCGGACGCGATCGCCTGATTCTCGGCGTCGTGTTTCTCCTCTCCGGCGCATCGGCCCTGCTTTTCGAAACGCTGTGGCTGCATCTGGCCGGACTGGTTTTCGGCGTCAGCGTCTACGCCAGCGCCCTGGTCCTTTCGAGCTTCATGGGCGGTCTGGCCCTCGGCAACGCGCTCATTTCCCGCTTCGGCCGCGACGTGCTCGACCCGGTACGCTTTTACGCCGCCATGGAACTGCTGGTCGGGGTGTGGGGGCTTCTGCTCGTTTTGTGCTTCCCCATGCTGTCGGTCTGGCTCGGGGCCATGCTGAGCCCGGCGCTGGGCAAGCCCTTTTTGCTCAATACCCTGCGCTTTTCCTTTTCCTTCCTGCTCTTTTTGCTGCCGGCCACGGCCATGGGCGCGACGCTGCCGCTTTTGGTCAAGGCCCTCACCCGCCGTCCCGGGGAGTTCGGCCGGGTGCTCGGCCGGCTCTACGGCGTCAACACGCTCGGGGCCTGTCTTGGGGCGTTGGCCGGTGAAACGCTGCTCATCGCCCCCCTGGGCCTTTCCGGCACCGGCATGGTCGCGACCGGGCTCAACGTGCTGGCCGCGGCCGGCGCGCTCGGCGTAGCCCGGCACTTCCGGGAGGAACCGGCCCGGGAGACCGCAGACGACAGGCCGGCGATCAGACCGCTGACCGGCCGGGCCAAACGACTTCTCGCCGCCGGGTTTCTGGCCGGAGGGGCCTTTTTGGCCCTCGAGGTCGTCTGGACGCGGTTTCTCCAACTCTTCGTGCGCTCGACCAGTCTGGCTTTTGCCGTGATGCTGGCCGTGATCCTGGCCGGCATCGGCCTTGGCGGCATGTTCGCCGGCTGGTGGCTACGCCGCGAGGCCGACGGACGCCGGGTCACCGCGCCGTTGGTCCTGCTTGTCGGAGCGGCCGCCCTGCTCTCCTTTCGCCTGTTCGAATCCGCCGCCGACCTGTCGTTTAGCGTCTACCAGACTCTGGACTGGCGCTATGTGACGGCGCTGTCCCTGGCCTTGATGTTTCCGGCCGCGTTTGTCTCGGGCATGGTCTTCACCACACTCGGCGAGGCCTTCCACCGGGAGGTCGGCGACCGGGCCCGCTCGGCCGGGCTGGTGGCCATGGCCAACACGCTCGGGGCCATGGCCGGGCCGCTGGTGGCCGGGTTCATCCTCATTCCGGCCGTGGGCATGGAACTGAGTCTTTTTATCCTGTGCGCCCTTTACATCCTGCCGGCGCTCCTTTGCGCCGGGCGGGTCGAGCCTTGGCCGTCGCCGCGCACCAGCCGCTTCCTGCTGGCGTCCGGATTCGCCTTCGTGCTTTTCCTGGCCATTTTTCCCTTCGGGGCCATGCGCGGCTATTTGAACCGCGCCTGCGCCGACTTCATCAAGGACGGGGAGAAGGTGGTGGCCACCATCGAGGGCGTCACCGGCACGCTGCAATACCTCCGTCAGGACTACCTGGGCGAGCCCTACGCCTACAGGCTCGTCACCGACGGCTACTCCATGTCCTCCACGGACCGCAGCGCCAAGCGCTACATGAAGCTTTTCGGTTATTTCCCGGAAGCTACTTTGCCGAACCCGAAAACGGCGCTGCTCATCTGCTTCGGCACGGGCTCCACGGCCTCGGCCCTGGTCGAGGATCGCCGGCTCACCTCCATCGACGTGGTGGACATCTCCCGCGACGTGCTGCGCGGGGCGAGTATCGTCTACCCCAAGCCGGAGCGAAATCCCCTGGAGGACCCCCGCGTGGCCAGCCACGTGGAGGACGGCCGCTTTTATCTGCTGGCCACCCCGAAGAAATACGACATCATCACGGCCGAGCCGCCGCCGCCCATGATGGCCGGCGTGGTCAACCTCTATTCCCGGGAATACTTCCAGCTCATGCGCGACCGCCTAAACGACGGCGGCATGGTCACCTATTGGCTGCCGGTGTTCGAGATTTCGCCTGCCGACGCCAAGGCCATTCTCAAGGCCTTTGCCGACGTCTTCGAGCATACCTCGCTTTGGACCGGCGACAACTTCAACTGGATGATGGTGGGCGTCAAAAAGCCCAAAGGCCCCAAGCCGGCCGCGGATTTTGCCAAGCCCTGGGAAGCGCCGGGCACCGGACCGGGGCTGCGCCACATCGCCGTGGAAAAGCCGGGCCAGCTCGGCGCGCTTTTTATGCTCGACGGCAAAGCCCTCGCCGACTATCTCGGCGGCGCCAAGCCGCTGACCGACAACTATCCCAAGCGGCTGCGCGGCTATCCCGAAAGCCCGCAGATGCAGCAGCAATACCTGGCCGACCACAACAAGCTCCTCGACGCCCTGGCCTCCAAGGAACGTTTCGAGCATTCCGCCGAGGCGGCGCTGCTTTTGCCCCAGGCAATACGGGAGAAGGCCGACGGCTGGTTCGAGACCCAGCAGGTCATGAATACCTACTTGAACAACATGCTCACCCCGCCGCCGCCGCTGCCGGCCGTCAACTACGTCCTGTCCGGGACGGACCTGCGCGTGCTGCCCTTGTGGCTCATGAAATCCGACGCCAAGAAGCAGGCCATCGTCGCCCGGGTGCTGGAACACGGCATGGAGCCCACAGCGGAGACGGAATTCCAGCTCGGCATCAAGGCCCTGGCCGACCGCGATTACCTGCTGGCCGATGCCAAGCTCAAGCGCGCCCAGGAGATGGGCTATCCGAGCAATCTGGCCCCGGCCCGGGTCTACGTGCTGTGCATGGCCGGGCAACTCTCCGAAGCCGAGGACCTGGCCGGCAGGGCCTTCCAGACCGCGAAAGCCACGGCCGGGGCGCGCCGGTACATGGAGTGGCTGGCCCAGACCTTCGGCTTCAAAAGCCCGTTTTGA
- the nth gene encoding endonuclease III, whose product MDTAARAREILRRLRPLYPGLTPALHYVSAYELLVATVLAAQCTDARVNLVTPDFFDRWPDPASLARAEVATVEEVVRSTGFFRQKAKNLVAAAKRMVEHYGGSVPDTMETLTSLPGVARKTANIVLSNALGKHEGIAVDTHVRRLSFRLGLTSSDNPIIIEKDLMPLFDRKDWGDVNHLLVLHGRAVCKARKPLCDACVLDTICPKMGL is encoded by the coding sequence ATGGACACGGCCGCCCGGGCTCGGGAAATTCTCCGCCGGCTGCGCCCTCTCTACCCCGGCCTGACGCCGGCCCTGCACTACGTCAGCGCCTACGAGTTGCTGGTGGCCACGGTTCTGGCCGCCCAATGCACGGACGCCCGCGTCAATCTGGTCACCCCGGACTTTTTCGACCGCTGGCCCGATCCGGCCAGTCTGGCCCGGGCCGAAGTGGCCACGGTGGAGGAGGTCGTGCGCTCCACCGGCTTTTTCCGCCAGAAAGCCAAGAATCTGGTGGCTGCGGCGAAGCGCATGGTCGAGCACTATGGCGGGAGCGTTCCCGACACCATGGAAACCCTGACCTCGCTTCCGGGCGTTGCCCGCAAGACCGCCAACATCGTGCTCTCCAACGCCCTGGGCAAACACGAGGGCATCGCCGTGGACACCCACGTCCGCCGGCTGTCCTTTCGCCTGGGCTTGACGTCCTCGGACAACCCGATCATCATTGAAAAAGATCTGATGCCGCTTTTCGACCGCAAGGACTGGGGGGACGTCAACCACCTGCTCGTCCTGCACGGCCGGGCGGTATGCAAGGCCCGCAAACCGCTTTGCGACGCCTGCGTCCTTGATACCATCTGCCCCAAAATGGGACTTTGA
- a CDS encoding arginine decarboxylase, pyruvoyl-dependent, protein MIPGSFVPTKAFFTKGVGRHKNKLQSFELALREAGIEKLNLVYVSSIYPPHCQLITLDEGVKLLNPGQITFCVMARNATDEKNRLVGSAVGMAFPADKSNYGYISEHTAFGSEEQEIGDFAEDLASTMLATTLGIDFDPETAYDERRQIYLMSGKIIDSASMPCVTTGDTGMWTTTISAVVFIP, encoded by the coding sequence ATGATCCCAGGCTCTTTCGTCCCCACCAAGGCGTTTTTCACCAAAGGTGTCGGTCGCCACAAAAACAAGCTGCAATCTTTCGAGCTTGCCCTGCGTGAAGCCGGTATCGAAAAACTCAATCTGGTCTATGTGTCGAGTATTTATCCGCCGCATTGCCAGTTGATCACCTTGGACGAAGGCGTCAAACTGCTCAATCCCGGCCAGATCACCTTTTGCGTCATGGCCCGTAACGCCACGGACGAGAAAAACCGCCTTGTCGGCTCGGCCGTCGGGATGGCGTTTCCGGCCGACAAATCCAACTACGGCTACATCTCCGAGCACACCGCCTTCGGTTCTGAGGAGCAGGAAATCGGCGACTTCGCCGAGGACCTCGCCTCCACCATGCTCGCCACCACGCTCGGCATCGACTTCGATCCGGAGACCGCCTACGACGAACGCCGCCAGATCTACCTCATGAGCGGCAAGATCATCGATTCGGCCTCCATGCCCTGCGTGACCACCGGTGACACCGGCATGTGGACCACGACCATCTCGGCGGTGGTGTTCATTCCCTAA
- a CDS encoding SPOR domain-containing protein has product MKLLNRLSVTQERGGPRKFSFEMSMSGLISVGIVVVLGMCWVFILGILVGRGYRPEAAVPQIAQMMPTTETAQPGGAAPAEPPKVLKPEELQFMEGLQGKDGTVVTDSTQKSPVDGKKTAGPQGHDLPDAKVAPMGTATAATSIPAPPPVPPAARVVPPAPTRIKAEPAKAKAEPSKTKAERAADKKESGRFTASYQVASFKTKEQADNMIKELSRKGLSASIREGSAGNRKLFRVDVRLKGTESEIAAELKRTGEKGPILLGKKPL; this is encoded by the coding sequence ATGAAGCTGCTCAACAGATTAAGCGTCACCCAGGAACGCGGTGGCCCACGCAAGTTCTCCTTCGAGATGAGCATGTCCGGCCTCATCTCCGTCGGTATCGTGGTCGTGCTTGGCATGTGCTGGGTGTTCATCCTCGGCATCCTGGTCGGCCGGGGCTACCGGCCCGAGGCGGCCGTGCCCCAGATCGCCCAGATGATGCCCACCACCGAAACCGCCCAGCCGGGAGGTGCCGCCCCCGCCGAACCGCCCAAGGTGCTCAAGCCCGAAGAACTCCAGTTCATGGAAGGCTTGCAGGGCAAGGACGGCACGGTGGTGACGGATTCCACCCAGAAATCCCCGGTCGACGGGAAGAAAACGGCTGGTCCCCAGGGCCATGACCTGCCCGACGCCAAGGTCGCGCCGATGGGCACCGCCACGGCGGCCACCTCCATTCCCGCGCCGCCGCCGGTGCCCCCGGCGGCCAGGGTCGTGCCGCCCGCACCGACCAGGATCAAGGCGGAACCGGCAAAGGCCAAGGCGGAACCGTCCAAAACCAAGGCCGAACGCGCCGCCGACAAAAAAGAGTCCGGCCGCTTCACCGCCAGCTACCAGGTGGCCTCCTTCAAGACCAAGGAGCAGGCGGACAACATGATCAAGGAGCTTTCCCGCAAGGGCCTGTCGGCCTCCATTCGTGAGGGATCGGCCGGCAATCGCAAGCTCTTTCGGGTGGATGTGAGGCTAAAGGGGACCGAGTCGGAGATCGCCGCCGAGCTCAAGCGGACAGGCGAAAAAGGTCCTATACTTCTCGGCAAAAAACCCTTATGA